The Melitaea cinxia chromosome 6, ilMelCinx1.1, whole genome shotgun sequence genome has a window encoding:
- the LOC123654265 gene encoding cuticle protein 7-like, producing MFSKIVALSAVLAAANAGLLPLHHAAAVSSQSIIRHDAPVHYAAHAPLIHAPAVHAAPIVHSAPLVHAAPVVHAAPIAHLAHEYSHPKYDFAYSVADPHTGDHKSQHESRDGGAVHGSYSLVEPDGSVRKVEYTADDHHGFNAIVHKTAGHHPAPVVHAAPIVHAAPVAHIAIAPLAHGHHGFHY from the exons ATGTTCTCAAAA atCGTCGCTCTCAGCGCTGTGTTGGCTGCTGCCAACGCTGGCCTTCTCCCTCTTCACCACGCCGCGGCTGTGTCTTCCCAAAGCATCATCCGCCACGATGCGCCCGTACACTACGCCGCCCATGCTCCATTGATCCATGCCCCAGCGGTCCATGCTGCCCCTATTGTCCACTCTGCTCCCCTCGTACATGCTGCTCCCGTTGTTCACGCTGCCCCCATCGCTCATCTTGCGCACGAATAC TCTCATCCCAAATACGACTTCGCGTACTCAGTAGCCGACCCTCACACCGGTGACCACAAGTCCCAGCACGAGAGCCGCGACGGTGGTGCCGTGCACGGAAGCTACTCCCTCGTCGAACCTGACGGTTCCGTCCGCAAAGTAGAATACACCGCCGACGACCACCACGG TTTCAACGCCATAGTACACAAGACCGCTGGTCATCACCCTGCCCCCGTGGTCCACGCTGCCCCTATTGTCCACGCCGCACCCGTTGCGCACATTGCCATCGCCCCTCTCGCGCATGGCCATCATGGTTTCCATTACTGA